A genomic segment from Halomonas sp. TA22 encodes:
- a CDS encoding alkene reductase, producing MNYPTLLSPLRMGQAELPNRVIMAPLTRSRTPDAVPGELQQEYYAQRASAGMIISEATNISPTARGYVYTPGIWSDDQVEGWRGVIDAVHREGGRIALQLWHVGRISHEMVQPEGQAPVAPSALRAEGANCFVEFDDGSAGQHPTSTPRALETEEIPGIIEDYRHAARNAKRAGFDMVEVHAANGYLLQQFMATGSNQRSDRYGGSVVNRARLVLEVVDAVSEVMGADRVGIRLSPFIEIFGLSDDEPQQMIDYLAAQLAERKIAYLHINEPDWTGDGPKLPEGFRRSLRDQFPGTLIYCGHYTAERAERLISEGLADAVAFGRPYIANPDLVERFERDAEYNEPDPATFYGGGAEGYVDYPRLQA from the coding sequence ATGAATTACCCTACCCTGCTTTCACCGCTGCGCATGGGGCAAGCGGAACTGCCCAATCGCGTGATCATGGCGCCACTGACCCGCTCACGTACCCCCGATGCCGTTCCCGGCGAGCTGCAGCAGGAGTACTACGCCCAGCGCGCCAGTGCCGGCATGATCATCAGCGAGGCGACCAATATCTCGCCCACGGCACGCGGCTACGTCTATACCCCCGGAATCTGGAGCGATGATCAGGTAGAAGGCTGGCGAGGCGTGATCGATGCCGTGCATCGCGAGGGGGGGCGTATCGCACTGCAGCTGTGGCATGTGGGGCGCATCTCCCATGAGATGGTGCAGCCTGAGGGGCAGGCGCCGGTCGCTCCCAGCGCGCTGCGTGCCGAAGGCGCCAATTGCTTCGTCGAGTTCGACGATGGCAGTGCCGGTCAGCACCCCACCAGTACGCCGCGAGCCCTTGAGACGGAGGAGATTCCCGGCATCATCGAGGACTACCGGCATGCGGCGCGCAATGCCAAACGAGCTGGTTTCGATATGGTCGAAGTACATGCGGCCAATGGCTACCTGCTGCAACAGTTCATGGCCACCGGTTCCAACCAGCGCAGCGACCGTTATGGTGGCAGCGTGGTCAATCGTGCCCGCTTGGTGCTCGAGGTGGTGGATGCCGTCAGCGAGGTGATGGGCGCCGATCGGGTGGGCATCCGTCTGTCCCCCTTTATCGAGATCTTCGGCTTGAGCGACGACGAGCCGCAGCAGATGATCGACTATCTTGCCGCACAATTGGCCGAGCGCAAGATCGCCTATCTGCACATCAATGAACCGGACTGGACCGGCGACGGGCCCAAGCTGCCGGAGGGGTTTCGCCGTTCGCTGCGTGACCAGTTCCCCGGCACATTGATCTACTGCGGCCACTATACCGCTGAGCGTGCCGAGCGCCTGATCAGCGAGGGACTGGCGGATGCCGTGGCGTTCGGGCGCCCCTATATCGCCAATCCGGACCTGGTCGAGCGCTTCGAGCGCGATGCCGAGTACAACGAGCCGGATCCGGCCACCTTCTACGGTGGCGGTGCCGAGGGTTATGTCGATTATCCGCGTCTCCAGGCCTAG
- a CDS encoding copper resistance protein NlpE N-terminal domain-containing protein, whose translation MQIRTLLAGSAMLAMLAGCATGPTEPGAPDAAMDDVATYHGTLPCRNCAGIDIEVQMMGDEYGDIDERTFTLEASYREHPQSPPDENYTGNWEVLSGTASDPSATVYELTPDGEGQIYYFLRVDDATLELIDPQRRQFENNEMLQLQRQ comes from the coding sequence ATGCAGATCAGGACATTGCTGGCCGGTTCCGCCATGCTCGCCATGCTGGCTGGCTGTGCCACTGGCCCGACGGAGCCCGGCGCGCCAGATGCCGCGATGGATGACGTAGCGACCTACCATGGCACGCTGCCATGCCGTAATTGCGCGGGTATCGATATCGAGGTTCAAATGATGGGCGATGAGTATGGCGACATCGACGAGCGCACCTTCACGCTCGAGGCCAGCTATCGTGAGCATCCTCAGAGCCCTCCGGATGAAAACTATACGGGTAATTGGGAAGTCCTGAGCGGCACCGCTTCCGATCCCTCAGCGACAGTCTACGAGCTGACGCCGGATGGCGAAGGACAGATCTACTACTTCCTGCGTGTCGATGACGCCACGCTCGAGCTGATCGACCCCCAGCGTCGCCAGTTCGAGAATAATGAAATGCTGCAGTTACAGCGTCAGTAA
- a CDS encoding Wadjet anti-phage system protein JetD domain-containing protein: MTWLSRLESTTNRHCLAAGKGARTVKAKAVLDEVLRAHHQEALSHDTPDLLDQAIAQLLEGDWRAQPKREASWQTYWRGLRLPNVFVYEGTAAPAKTAPDVAWHPWLAQRITGQLTPPIKERLQQLNAYLFRQTEYGKPLFPDTLGHRERALLIFGDEKALDSMPPNGWTHVSLTLADMGAIRRAPPLPYESSGHPNLPAVIVENSDVYYRLCQINRDQTRWSLVIYGAGNKVSGQAECVSQLLEEEQIKQLLYFGDLDVAGLKIAYQLRCKLLDAYGISLQLDEWLYDKLILNRLVTPEGNANNERFDFESLCDWMPCFVVREMKSLMATHQRLPQEGVTDS, translated from the coding sequence ATGACGTGGCTATCCCGACTGGAGTCAACCACCAACAGACACTGTCTTGCTGCCGGCAAGGGGGCTCGCACGGTGAAGGCCAAGGCGGTACTGGATGAGGTGTTGCGCGCACACCACCAGGAAGCCTTGAGCCATGACACCCCCGACCTGCTGGATCAGGCGATTGCGCAACTGCTCGAGGGTGACTGGCGAGCTCAGCCCAAGCGCGAAGCCAGCTGGCAGACCTATTGGCGAGGCCTCCGCCTGCCAAACGTCTTTGTTTACGAAGGCACCGCAGCCCCTGCGAAGACGGCGCCAGACGTCGCCTGGCATCCCTGGTTGGCGCAACGCATTACAGGGCAGCTCACACCACCGATCAAGGAACGCTTGCAGCAGCTCAATGCGTACCTGTTTCGTCAGACCGAGTACGGCAAACCGCTGTTTCCTGACACGCTCGGACACCGCGAGCGGGCGCTGCTGATCTTTGGGGATGAAAAAGCACTGGATTCCATGCCGCCCAACGGCTGGACGCATGTCTCCCTGACTCTGGCTGACATGGGTGCCATTCGACGGGCACCGCCGCTACCGTATGAATCATCAGGCCACCCCAACCTCCCGGCTGTCATCGTTGAAAACTCCGATGTGTATTACCGGTTGTGCCAAATCAATCGCGACCAGACACGCTGGTCACTGGTAATTTACGGCGCGGGTAACAAAGTGTCAGGCCAAGCAGAGTGCGTGTCACAACTTCTTGAGGAAGAACAGATAAAGCAACTACTCTATTTTGGTGACCTGGATGTTGCGGGCTTGAAAATTGCCTATCAACTACGCTGCAAGCTGCTTGATGCCTACGGTATCAGTCTGCAATTGGATGAGTGGCTCTATGATAAGCTGATCCTCAATCGTCTAGTCACGCCTGAAGGAAATGCCAACAACGAACGGTTTGATTTTGAGTCGCTGTGCGACTGGATGCCGTGCTTTGTTGTACGAGAAATGAAGTCGCTAATGGCAACCCACCAGCGACTGCCTCAAGAAGGTGTGACCGACAGCTGA
- a CDS encoding biotin--[acetyl-CoA-carboxylase] ligase — MTIGELIRLMSDGDFHSGEQLGEQLGVSRTAIWKQLKKLEAMGIPLEAVKGLGYRLAEPMELLEGSTIVAHLPSHGRRHLARLFVKENLPSSNLFLRDRFTQGAGHGEVCLAESQTQGRGRRGRSWVSPWGRGLLMSLGWRFESGASVLEGLSLAVGVVVAEVLERHGLKVMLKWPNDVLLMCDGKPHKLAGILLEVSGDLEGPCEVVIGLGLNVTLPAERSGIDQPVAAVHDVAPQLSRNQLAAELITGLLEMLVRFEQQGFAAWQEAWSQRNAHAGQEVDVIQGDRRRVARVEGIDGSGNLMVTSEGRVERLAGGEISVRGRQ, encoded by the coding sequence ATGACCATTGGTGAGCTGATTCGCTTGATGAGCGACGGCGATTTTCATTCCGGTGAGCAGTTGGGCGAACAGCTTGGGGTGTCGCGCACGGCGATCTGGAAGCAGCTCAAGAAGCTCGAGGCGATGGGAATTCCACTGGAAGCCGTCAAGGGGCTCGGCTATCGATTGGCGGAGCCCATGGAGCTGCTGGAGGGTTCGACGATTGTCGCTCACCTGCCGAGCCATGGCCGGCGCCATCTCGCCCGCCTTTTCGTCAAAGAGAACCTGCCCTCGTCGAATCTTTTCCTTCGTGACCGTTTTACTCAGGGTGCGGGGCATGGCGAGGTGTGCCTGGCGGAGTCGCAGACGCAGGGGCGCGGTCGGCGTGGTCGCTCCTGGGTCAGCCCATGGGGAAGGGGGCTGCTGATGTCGCTGGGATGGCGTTTCGAGAGTGGGGCCAGCGTTCTAGAGGGTCTGAGCCTCGCGGTCGGTGTGGTGGTGGCCGAGGTGCTCGAGCGACATGGCTTGAAGGTAATGCTCAAGTGGCCCAACGACGTATTGCTCATGTGCGATGGGAAGCCACACAAGCTGGCGGGCATACTGCTTGAGGTAAGTGGCGACCTAGAAGGGCCATGCGAGGTGGTGATCGGCCTGGGGCTCAACGTGACGTTGCCGGCCGAGCGCAGTGGTATCGATCAGCCCGTGGCGGCGGTACATGACGTCGCTCCCCAACTTTCCCGCAATCAGTTGGCAGCTGAGTTGATCACGGGGCTTCTCGAGATGCTGGTTCGCTTTGAACAGCAGGGCTTTGCTGCCTGGCAGGAGGCCTGGAGTCAGCGTAATGCCCATGCTGGACAGGAGGTGGATGTGATACAGGGTGACCGACGTCGGGTCGCGAGAGTGGAGGGCATCGATGGGTCGGGAAATCTCATGGTGACGAGTGAAGGCAGAGTTGAGCGACTGGCAGGTGGCGAAATCAGTGTGCGTGGCCGCCAATGA
- a CDS encoding Y-family DNA polymerase, which yields MIALIDCNNFYVSCERVFLPALEGKAVGVLSNNDGCVIARSAEIKALGVEMGTPAFELQHLVRQGKIVLLSSNYELYGDMSGRVQSIIREYSPAIEPYSIDEMFARFDGFEIGPLRERCLELRQRIGRGTGIPVCIGVAPTRTLSKLANRAAKKIPAYDGVCIISPDSAETKGLLQRTEPGDIWGVGRRLVERLAVMGIHNAWDLRNAEPKRIRKSFSVTLERTVLELKGIPCIEMNDADEPKQRIMTSRSFGKLTRDLGEIRQAIRQHAQRGAEKLRQQNSLARAVMVFLKTNPHRFDPQYSPSMIVELERPTDDSRPILAAARHALDQIYQPGYAFMKGGVMLMDLADKNRQQISLFDTPQSDADRARAERLMQTMDMLNQRMGRGVVRLGMPSPGAAWHLRCANRTSRWSTRWDELPSVRGD from the coding sequence GTGATCGCACTCATCGACTGCAACAACTTCTACGTATCGTGCGAACGAGTTTTCCTCCCAGCGCTCGAGGGCAAGGCCGTAGGTGTGCTCAGCAATAATGACGGCTGCGTGATCGCTCGGTCAGCAGAGATCAAGGCGCTCGGCGTCGAGATGGGCACCCCGGCGTTTGAGCTGCAGCACTTGGTGCGCCAGGGCAAGATAGTGCTGCTCTCCTCGAACTATGAGCTCTACGGCGACATGTCCGGCAGGGTGCAATCGATAATCCGCGAATACTCTCCCGCGATAGAGCCGTATAGCATCGATGAAATGTTCGCACGCTTCGACGGATTCGAGATAGGCCCATTGAGAGAGCGATGCCTGGAGCTACGCCAGAGGATCGGACGCGGCACAGGGATTCCGGTCTGCATTGGCGTGGCACCCACCCGAACGCTATCCAAGCTCGCAAACAGGGCGGCGAAGAAGATACCTGCCTATGACGGGGTCTGCATCATTTCCCCTGACAGTGCCGAGACAAAAGGCCTGCTGCAGCGCACCGAGCCTGGTGATATCTGGGGCGTCGGCCGGCGCCTTGTCGAGCGCCTCGCGGTGATGGGCATTCACAATGCCTGGGATTTGCGAAATGCTGAGCCAAAGCGCATCCGCAAGAGCTTCTCGGTCACGCTCGAGCGCACTGTGCTGGAACTCAAGGGAATCCCGTGCATCGAGATGAACGATGCCGACGAGCCCAAGCAGCGGATCATGACATCGCGCAGCTTTGGCAAGCTGACTCGAGACCTGGGCGAGATACGCCAGGCGATCCGGCAGCACGCCCAGCGCGGGGCAGAAAAGCTCCGCCAGCAAAACAGCTTGGCCAGAGCCGTGATGGTCTTTTTGAAGACCAACCCCCATCGCTTCGATCCACAGTACTCGCCGAGCATGATCGTCGAGCTTGAGCGCCCCACGGATGATAGCCGGCCAATCCTCGCCGCTGCCCGCCATGCGCTGGATCAGATCTACCAGCCTGGCTATGCCTTTATGAAAGGCGGCGTGATGTTGATGGACCTGGCGGACAAAAATCGCCAGCAGATCTCGCTCTTCGACACACCGCAAAGCGACGCCGATCGCGCCCGAGCCGAGCGCCTCATGCAAACGATGGATATGCTGAACCAGCGCATGGGACGGGGCGTCGTCAGACTGGGAATGCCTAGCCCTGGTGCTGCATGGCACCTGCGCTGTGCCAACCGCACATCTAGATGGTCAACGCGATGGGACGAACTACCTTCCGTCAGGGGAGACTGA
- a CDS encoding type III pantothenate kinase yields the protein MILDLDIGNTLSKWRLKDSDSSEIRSRGAVWTREEWRPGSDIPDLDVVEAVRISSVARQAVLRETVALLHRRVGVVHVARSVPEALGVINGYRDPARLGVDRWMGALASYQLVGGCCSVDCGSAITIDFVLPGGRHLGGYILPGLRLMKESLKLGTRNVAIDPDSEADELLAPGRNTVEAVNHGIFMAAVSAVNRIYSEVCDREGVALPLLLTGGDARVVSQGLRVPHALWPDMVYGGLEACFPMTVAERAGKMSGAPEVPAPVALEKIRASLALSLLL from the coding sequence ATGATTCTGGATCTCGACATCGGCAATACACTCTCCAAGTGGCGCCTCAAGGATAGCGACAGCAGTGAGATCCGCTCGCGTGGTGCGGTCTGGACGCGTGAAGAGTGGCGGCCGGGCTCGGATATCCCTGACCTGGACGTGGTCGAGGCAGTGCGTATCTCGAGTGTGGCGCGGCAGGCGGTTCTTCGAGAGACCGTGGCCCTGCTGCATCGCCGGGTAGGGGTGGTGCATGTCGCGCGCTCCGTGCCCGAGGCACTTGGGGTGATTAACGGCTATCGAGACCCGGCCAGGCTGGGGGTGGACCGCTGGATGGGGGCGCTGGCCAGCTACCAGCTGGTGGGCGGCTGCTGCAGCGTTGACTGTGGCAGCGCGATTACCATCGACTTCGTGTTACCGGGAGGGCGACACCTGGGAGGATATATCTTGCCAGGCTTGCGGCTAATGAAGGAGAGCCTGAAGCTTGGCACCCGCAATGTGGCAATTGACCCGGACAGTGAAGCCGATGAGTTACTTGCGCCAGGCAGGAATACCGTGGAGGCGGTCAACCATGGTATCTTCATGGCAGCGGTGAGCGCCGTAAACCGCATCTACAGCGAGGTGTGCGATCGTGAAGGGGTGGCATTGCCCTTGCTGCTGACGGGGGGCGATGCTCGCGTCGTCTCGCAGGGCCTGCGGGTTCCCCACGCCCTGTGGCCTGACATGGTGTATGGTGGCCTGGAAGCGTGCTTTCCGATGACAGTGGCCGAGAGGGCGGGCAAGATGTCGGGCGCACCGGAGGTGCCGGCACCGGTTGCCCTGGAAAAAATTCGCGCAAGCCTTGCATTATCCCTGCTGCTTTGA
- a CDS encoding AEC family transporter: MIAQILATLLPVFLIAGCGALYGYFRTPDIRGLNTLNMELFVPLLVFSVLADRQAPLQEYAGLAVAAAVVVLGSGVLLWPLARWWRLNIKTFLPPMMFNNSGNIGIPLLVLAFGETALPAAVVLFIVEMMLHFTVGLYMLSPATPLWRLLRMPIVLASIAGLSVNLGGVPLPGWLMEAMQMLGGVSIPLLLFALGVRMLDIDFSDWRLGTLGAVLCPLSGLILAAPLIWLLDLQGLQAISLWVFAALPPAVLNYLVAEQYGQEPHKVASIVLIGNLGSLIVMPLVLGLLFVYAY; encoded by the coding sequence ATGATTGCACAGATTCTCGCCACGCTCTTGCCAGTGTTTCTGATTGCTGGCTGCGGTGCCCTTTACGGCTACTTTCGTACTCCGGATATACGCGGTCTCAATACGCTCAATATGGAGTTGTTCGTCCCGTTGCTGGTGTTTTCGGTGCTTGCCGACCGTCAGGCTCCGCTCCAGGAGTATGCCGGGCTGGCGGTTGCCGCGGCCGTGGTGGTGCTGGGCTCGGGCGTCCTGCTGTGGCCCTTGGCGCGCTGGTGGCGACTGAATATCAAGACCTTCCTGCCGCCGATGATGTTCAATAACTCGGGCAATATCGGTATACCCTTGTTGGTGCTGGCCTTTGGCGAGACGGCACTGCCGGCGGCAGTGGTGCTGTTCATCGTCGAAATGATGCTGCACTTCACCGTGGGGCTTTACATGCTCAGCCCGGCAACACCGCTGTGGCGACTTCTGCGCATGCCAATCGTACTGGCGAGCATTGCCGGACTGAGCGTCAATCTGGGCGGTGTGCCGCTACCGGGATGGCTGATGGAAGCCATGCAGATGCTGGGGGGCGTCAGCATTCCGTTGCTGCTATTTGCATTGGGTGTGCGAATGTTGGATATCGACTTCAGTGACTGGCGGCTCGGTACGCTGGGGGCGGTGCTCTGCCCGCTGAGTGGATTGATACTGGCCGCGCCACTGATCTGGCTACTGGATCTGCAGGGGCTCCAGGCAATTTCACTGTGGGTCTTCGCGGCGTTGCCGCCCGCGGTACTCAACTACTTGGTGGCCGAGCAATATGGCCAGGAGCCGCACAAGGTGGCTTCGATAGTGCTGATCGGTAATCTTGGCAGCCTGATCGTGATGCCGTTGGTGCTTGGCCTGCTCTTCGTTTACGCATATTAG
- a CDS encoding WYL domain-containing protein: MHYSTFLDKHKTSLSHAQWLRLRYIERQLLWERKVTSRMIAEEFGVSPQQARTDVRAYLELAPSNVLEQCGGRKGYFPSATFSPVLLGDNDLVWRASAEFQPPQAAHAQEIPIIHRAVPSRTLAVFLSAIEQQGQVQATYASMENPEGTSRTLTPTVIITVNGRQHVRAYDWGSSAFKDFVLARFLGLPELIAPAITPEHEDTAWEVAIPVRFIVNPALSKTQQGVIERDYLLDPREFSIRAPMIFYLCPENNLPKTDDEYAQATDPGGQGPFVYPVLAVHAQTGEPIHKYRHAGER, translated from the coding sequence ATGCATTACTCAACGTTTCTCGATAAGCACAAAACATCTCTCAGTCACGCGCAGTGGTTGCGTTTACGCTATATCGAGCGTCAGTTGCTGTGGGAGCGAAAAGTCACTTCGCGCATGATTGCGGAAGAGTTTGGTGTCTCGCCGCAGCAGGCCCGTACCGATGTTCGAGCCTACCTGGAGTTAGCGCCAAGTAACGTTCTCGAGCAATGCGGTGGCCGCAAGGGGTATTTTCCCAGCGCTACGTTTTCACCTGTTTTACTGGGGGATAATGACTTGGTATGGCGTGCGTCGGCGGAGTTTCAACCACCGCAAGCGGCCCATGCGCAGGAAATTCCGATCATCCATCGCGCAGTACCTAGCCGCACGCTGGCGGTTTTTCTGTCTGCGATCGAACAGCAGGGCCAGGTACAAGCGACCTATGCGTCAATGGAAAACCCGGAAGGCACGTCTCGCACACTAACTCCCACGGTCATTATCACCGTCAATGGGCGTCAGCATGTGCGTGCCTATGACTGGGGTAGCTCGGCGTTTAAAGACTTTGTTTTGGCGCGATTCCTGGGCTTGCCGGAACTGATTGCCCCAGCAATAACCCCGGAGCATGAAGACACGGCGTGGGAGGTCGCGATCCCTGTGCGCTTTATTGTCAATCCGGCTTTAAGCAAGACGCAGCAGGGGGTGATTGAGCGGGACTATCTGCTCGATCCACGTGAGTTCAGCATTCGTGCGCCGATGATTTTTTATTTGTGTCCCGAGAACAACTTGCCTAAAACCGACGATGAGTATGCACAGGCTACTGATCCCGGCGGTCAAGGCCCCTTTGTCTACCCTGTTCTCGCTGTGCACGCCCAAACAGGTGAGCCCATTCACAAGTACCGCCATGCAGGCGAGCGATAG
- the hisC gene encoding histidinol-phosphate transaminase has protein sequence MSKFWSPTVRELTPYVPGEQPRERLIKLNTNENPYPPAPGVGQVLRDYPTDHLRLYPDPEAMALRSALAREHGVEIEQVFVGNGSDEVLALAFQAFFCQERPLSMPDITYSFYPVYCRLYDIDYRTLPLDEWQVPLDDIDPKSGGVIFANPNAPTGHGHGRTAIASMLERVSECVVLVDEAYVDFGGESAVPLIERYPNLLVTGTFSKSRSLAGIRLGYAIGSRELIEGLERVKNSFNSYPIDSLASAVGVAALEDSAHFEASREKVIITRERTRRRLEALGFEVLPSQANFVLVRHPDYDAGQLFLGLRERAILIRHFNTDMLRDFMRISIGTDDEMDSLIEALEILIT, from the coding sequence ATGAGCAAGTTCTGGAGCCCCACCGTTCGCGAGCTGACTCCCTATGTCCCTGGAGAGCAGCCCCGTGAGCGCCTGATCAAGCTGAACACCAATGAAAACCCCTATCCACCCGCGCCCGGCGTAGGACAGGTACTACGCGACTACCCCACCGATCATCTGCGACTCTACCCAGACCCCGAAGCGATGGCACTGCGCAGCGCCCTTGCCAGGGAGCACGGTGTCGAGATTGAGCAGGTATTCGTGGGCAACGGCTCGGACGAGGTGCTGGCCCTCGCCTTCCAGGCATTCTTCTGTCAGGAGAGGCCACTTTCGATGCCGGATATCACCTACAGCTTCTATCCGGTCTACTGCCGTCTATACGACATCGACTACCGGACCCTACCGCTTGATGAGTGGCAGGTGCCGTTGGATGATATCGACCCCAAGAGCGGTGGTGTGATCTTCGCCAATCCCAATGCCCCCACCGGGCATGGTCACGGCCGTACAGCCATAGCCTCAATGCTCGAGCGCGTTTCCGAGTGCGTGGTGCTGGTCGATGAAGCCTACGTGGATTTTGGAGGGGAGAGTGCGGTGCCATTGATCGAGCGCTACCCTAACCTGCTGGTCACCGGCACCTTCTCGAAGTCGCGCAGCCTGGCTGGGATCCGGCTGGGCTACGCGATCGGTTCACGAGAACTGATCGAGGGGCTCGAGCGGGTCAAGAACTCCTTCAACTCCTATCCCATCGACAGCCTGGCCAGTGCCGTGGGCGTGGCCGCGCTCGAGGACAGCGCCCACTTCGAGGCCTCCCGGGAGAAAGTCATCATTACCCGCGAGCGCACACGCCGTCGGCTGGAGGCACTCGGCTTTGAGGTACTGCCGTCCCAGGCCAACTTCGTATTGGTTCGTCATCCCGACTATGACGCCGGCCAGCTCTTTCTCGGCCTTCGCGAGCGCGCCATTCTGATACGTCACTTCAATACCGATATGCTGCGTGACTTCATGCGCATCTCCATCGGTACCGATGACGAGATGGATAGCCTGATTGAGGCGTTAGAGATATTGATTACTTGA
- a CDS encoding LexA family transcriptional regulator yields the protein MPMTLIPAHPAPPRAYLPFPLTLTRAGISGFPSPAQDYEGRTMDLNELLVRRPLSTFITTVDGDSMLDYHIYPGDLLVVDSSLRPHHDQDIVVCVDGEIMVKRYKLMQGNIPLLFSGNPNYKPISPRNCDCQVIGVVTHVIRSLRQ from the coding sequence ATGCCAATGACACTCATCCCAGCCCACCCTGCTCCGCCCCGTGCCTATCTCCCCTTCCCCCTGACACTGACCCGCGCGGGCATTAGTGGGTTTCCGTCGCCGGCCCAAGACTATGAAGGCCGGACGATGGATCTCAATGAGCTGCTTGTCAGGCGCCCCTTGAGCACCTTTATCACCACCGTCGATGGCGACAGTATGCTCGACTACCATATCTACCCTGGGGACCTGCTCGTCGTCGATAGCTCCCTACGCCCTCACCATGATCAAGACATTGTGGTCTGCGTGGATGGGGAGATCATGGTCAAGCGCTATAAGCTCATGCAGGGCAACATCCCTCTCCTCTTCTCCGGTAACCCGAACTACAAGCCCATCTCTCCCCGAAATTGCGATTGTCAGGTGATCGGCGTCGTCACTCACGTGATACGGAGCCTTCGCCAGTGA
- the radA gene encoding DNA repair protein RadA — protein sequence MAKAKSAFVCTECGAEYSKWQGQCASCREWNTLSEIRLAPPRPGAAPAATAGRSGYAGIVSRDVIDLSAVDLSEVPRFSSTFGEFDRVLGGGLVPGSAVLLGGNPGAGKSTLLLQTACKLAQHKRVLYITGEESLSQVAMRAHRLQLPVQGLKMLAETSVETILGVAERERPEVLIIDSIQTMHLEDIASAPGGVAQVRESAAALTRFAKHSNTVLLLVGHVTKDGSLAGPKVLEHMIDASLLLEGSADTRFRTLRGQKNRFGAVNELGVFAMLEHGLKEVKNPSAIFLSRSEEQSAGSLVMVVWEGTRPILVEVQALVDESALGNPRRVAVGLDPNRLAMLLAVLHRHGGLFTGDQDVFLNVVGGVKVLETSADLAVLLAVVSSLQNRPLPRELVVFGEVGLSGEIRPVPSGQERIVEAAKHGFTRAIVPRGNAPKSAPAGMEVIAVDKLAEAIEAL from the coding sequence ATGGCCAAAGCGAAGAGTGCCTTCGTCTGCACCGAGTGCGGTGCCGAATACAGCAAGTGGCAGGGGCAATGCGCGAGCTGCCGGGAATGGAACACGCTAAGCGAGATCCGTCTCGCTCCTCCACGCCCTGGTGCCGCGCCGGCGGCAACCGCCGGGCGTAGCGGCTATGCCGGGATCGTCTCGCGAGACGTCATCGATCTTTCTGCCGTGGACCTCTCCGAGGTGCCGCGTTTCTCCTCGACCTTCGGCGAGTTCGACCGTGTGCTGGGTGGGGGACTGGTGCCGGGATCGGCGGTACTGCTCGGCGGCAACCCCGGGGCGGGCAAGTCGACCCTGCTGCTGCAGACCGCCTGCAAGCTGGCGCAACACAAGCGTGTGCTCTACATCACCGGCGAGGAGTCGCTTTCCCAGGTGGCGATGCGCGCGCACCGCCTGCAACTGCCCGTTCAAGGGCTCAAGATGCTTGCTGAAACTAGCGTCGAGACGATCCTCGGCGTGGCCGAACGCGAGCGCCCCGAAGTGCTGATCATCGATTCGATCCAGACCATGCACCTCGAGGATATTGCTTCGGCGCCGGGAGGCGTGGCACAGGTGCGCGAGTCGGCGGCGGCGCTGACTCGCTTTGCCAAGCACTCCAATACGGTGCTGCTGCTGGTCGGGCATGTCACCAAGGATGGCTCCCTGGCCGGCCCCAAGGTGCTCGAGCACATGATCGACGCCTCGCTGCTTCTCGAGGGTAGCGCCGATACTCGCTTTCGCACCCTGCGCGGCCAGAAGAACCGCTTCGGCGCGGTCAATGAGCTTGGGGTCTTCGCCATGCTCGAGCATGGTCTAAAAGAGGTGAAGAACCCCAGTGCCATCTTCCTGTCACGCAGCGAGGAGCAGAGTGCCGGCAGCCTGGTGATGGTGGTATGGGAAGGCACGCGTCCGATCCTCGTCGAGGTGCAGGCGCTGGTGGACGAGTCGGCACTGGGCAATCCCCGGCGCGTGGCGGTGGGGCTCGACCCCAACCGCTTGGCCATGCTGCTCGCGGTACTGCACCGCCATGGCGGGTTGTTCACCGGCGATCAGGACGTCTTTCTCAACGTGGTGGGGGGCGTGAAGGTGCTCGAGACCAGCGCGGACCTGGCGGTGCTGCTGGCGGTCGTCTCCAGCCTGCAGAATCGGCCGCTGCCGCGGGAGCTGGTGGTGTTCGGCGAGGTTGGTCTCTCAGGTGAGATCCGCCCGGTGCCCAGTGGTCAGGAGCGCATCGTCGAGGCCGCCAAACATGGCTTTACCCGCGCCATCGTGCCCCGCGGCAATGCGCCCAAGAGCGCACCAGCGGGAATGGAGGTGATCGCCGTCGACAAGCTGGCTGAGGCGATCGAAGCCTTATAG